From the genome of Labrus bergylta chromosome 4, fLabBer1.1, whole genome shotgun sequence, one region includes:
- the LOC136178909 gene encoding presequence protease, mitochondrial-like: MSPDEVYLEKQAKAEEEKLQKKIHALSDSDKKDIYEKGLELLAAQSKTQDASCLPALKVSDIEPTIPVTPVQISTAVGVPVQYCEQPTNGLVYFRAMCSLNTLPEDLRLYVPLFCSVVTKMGCGGLDYRQQSQQMELRTGGMSVSTQVVPDSTQLDMYEQGVLLSSSCLERNLPHMFHLWSDIFNNPHFDEVERLRVLVMMSAQELANGISYSGHMYAMTRAGRHLTPAGDLNETLGGMEQVKFMKRVAELSDLSQVIRTLVRIKKHLLNPDNMRCAINTTPQKMSDTAAQLESFMKDVADNRKERKPVRSNIIERPLDPSDVSGLSRKLISWFSTGG; encoded by the exons ATGAGTCCGGATGAGGTCTACTTGGAGAAACAGGCCAAAGCCGAGGAGGAGAAGCTCCAGAAAAAGATCCATGCTCTGTCAGACAGCGACAAAAAAGACATCTATGAAAAAG gtctggagctgctggctgctcagAGCAAAACGCAGGACGCCTCCTGTTTGCCGGCACTGAAAGTGTCTGACATTGAGCCCACGATCCCTGTTACTCCTGTTCAGATCAGCACAGCAG TCGGCGTACCGGTGCAGTACTGTGAGCAGCCCACCAACGGGCTAGTTTACTTCAGAGCCATGTGCAGTCTCAACACACTGCCGGAGGACCTCAGGCTCTATGTCCCGCTCTTCTGCAGCGTTGTCACCAA gaTGGGCTGTGGAGGTCTGGACTACAGACAACAGTCCCAGCAGATGGAGCTGAGGACTGGGGGCATGTCTGTCTCCACCCAGGTCGTCCCTGACTCCACCCAGCTGGACATGTACGAGCAG ggtgtcctcctgtcctcctcctgcctggagagaaaccttcctcacatgtttcatctgtggagcgacatattcaacaa CCCCCACTTTGACGAGGTGGAGCGCCTGAGagtgctggtgatgatgtcagcacaggAGTTAGCCAATGGGATCTCCTACTCGGGCCACATGTACGCCATGACACGTGCAGGCCGTCACCTGACTCCAGCAGGAGACCTCAATGAGACGCTTGGTGGGATGGAACAG GTGAAGTTTATGAAGAGGGTCGCTGAGTTGTCCGACCTCAGCCAAGTCATCCGAACGCTCGTCAGGATCAAGAAGCATCTTCTCAACCCggacaacatgag GTGTGCGATCAACACTACTCCACAGAAAATGTCGGACACGGCAGCACAGCTGGAGAGCTTCATGAAGGACGTGGCTGACAACAGAAAGGAGCGCAAACCGGTCAGAAGTAACATTATTGAG AGGCCTCTTGACCCATCGGATGTCTCGGGGCTGAGCCGGAAACTCATCTCT tggttctcaactggtgggtag
- the LOC136178843 gene encoding tripartite motif-containing protein 16-like yields the protein MAQKGVQLDREAFSCSICLDLLKDPVTVPCGHSYCMNCIKSHWDKEDEKTIYSCPQCRQTFTPRPVLVKSTMLAVLVEELKKTGLQAAPADHCYAGPDDVACDVCTGRKLKAYKSCLQCLASYCEKHLQPHYELPVFKKHKLVEPSKKLQENVCSRHDEVMKMFCRTDQQSICYLCSVDEHKGHDTVSAAAERSEKQRELEVSRQNIQQRIQDREKDVKLLQQEVEAINGSADKTVGNSEKIFTELIRLMEKRRSDVKQQVRSQQQTEVSRVRELQEKLEQEITELKRKDAELEKLSHTEDHNQFLHDYPSLSPLSESTHSSSIKIRPLRSFEDVTAAVSEVRDKLQDVLREKWTNISQTVTEVDVLLSEPEPEPKTRAEFFKYSCDITLDPNTAHTLLLLSDGNRKVTLMSKHQSYSSHPDRFTDWCQVLSKESLMGRCYWEVELRGRRVSVAVTYKNISRAGGSCECWFGRNDKSWALDCKNNSYNFWYNNVSTPVSGPRSSRVGVYLDHRAGILSFYSISETMTLLHRVQTTFTQPLHAGLWFNWLNWFKGESAELCKLK from the coding sequence atggcgcagaaaggagttcaactagaccgggaggccttctcttgttccatctgtctggatctcctgaaggatccggtgactgttccctgtggacatagttactgtatgaactgtattaaaagccactgggataaagaggatgaaaagacaatctacagctgccctcagtgtaggcagactttcacaccgaggcctgttCTGGTGAAAAGCACCATGTTGgcagttttagtggaggagctgaagaagactggactccaagctgctcctgctgatcactgctatgctggacctgatgatgtggcctgtgatgtctgcaccgggaggaaactgaaagcttataagtcctgtctgcagtgtctagcctcttactgtgagaaacatcttcagcctcattatgaACTACCTGTCtttaagaaacacaagctggtggagccctccaagaagctccaggagaacgtctgctctcgtcatgatgaggtgatgaagatgttctgtcgtactgatcagcagtctatctgttatctctgctctgtggatgaacacaaaggtcatgacacagtctcagctgcagcagaaaggagcgagaagcagagagagctcgaggtgagtcgacaaaacatccagcagagaatccaggacagagagaaagatgtgaagctgctccaacaggaggtggaggctatcaatggctctgctgataaaacagtggggaacagtgagaagatcttcactgagctgatccgtctcatggagaaaagacgctctgatgtgaagcagcaggtcagatcccagcagcaaactgaagtgagtcgagtcagagagcttcaggagaagctggagcaggagatcactgagctgaagaggaaagacgctgaactggagaagctctcacacacagaagatcacaaccagtttctacacgactacccttcactgtcaccactcagtgaatctacacactcatccagcatcaagatccgtcctctgaggtcctTTGAGGACgtgacagcggctgtgtcagaagtcagagataaactacaggacgtcctgagagagaaatggacaaacatctcacagacagtgactgaagtggatgttttactgtcagaaccagaaccagagcccaagaccagagctgagttcttcaaatattcatgtgacatcacactggatccaaacacagcacacacactgctgttattatctgatgggaacagaaaagtaacattaatgAGTAAACatcagtcttattctagtcacccagacagatttaCTGATTggtgtcaggtcctgagtaaagagagtctgatgggacgttgttactgggaagtggagttgagaggaagaagagtttctgtagcagtcacatacaagaatatcagcagagcagggggcTCATGTGAATGTTggtttggacgtaatgacaaatcttgggcgttagattgtaaaaacaacagttataacttttggtacaacaatgtcagcactcctgtctcaggtcctcggtcctccagagtaggagtgtacctggatcacagagcaggtattctgtccttctacagcatctctgaaaccatgactctcctccacagagtccagaccacattcactcagcctctacatgctggactctgGTTTaactggttaaactggtttaAAGGAGaatctgctgagttgtgtaaactgaagtag